DNA from Strix aluco isolate bStrAlu1 chromosome 11, bStrAlu1.hap1, whole genome shotgun sequence:
GACATCCTGGAGGAGGATGAGGACTCGATGGAGTGGGAGAACCAGCGGGAGCGGCGGGAGAGCGCAGAGTCCTCGGATGAGTTTGGCAGCAAGCTGCGGCACGACTACGTGGAGGACAGCAGCGAAGGGGGCTTCTCCCCGGTGCCCCCCCGGCCCAAGGGCCGGGAGGCGGAGGCGAGCGACGAGGAGTTCATGCGGAGGCAGATCCTGGAgatgagtgcagaggaggacaacctggaggaggaggaggaggaggagggctacAGACGTGCCAAGTACAGCATCCCCAAAGCCGGGCAGAAGGCCGAGGCGGAGAAGGGCAAAGAGCCGGCATCGGCTAAGCGGCGCCTGCCACACAGCTCCGGCAGCCTGTacaaggaggagaggaaggagctgGAGACGGCGGAGGGCGATGACTTGAGCACGGCCCAGGGCGGGCTGCGGCGCTTCAAGACTATCGAGCTGAACAGCACGACTGGCTACGGGCGGGAGATGGAGATGGGCCAGGAGGCAGACACCAGCCTGGACCGGGAGCCCGAGCTGGAGATGGAGAGCCTGACAGGCTCTCCCGAGGAGCGCTCCCGGGGCGAGTACTCCTCCACCCTGCCGGCCACAACACCCAGCTACACCTCGGGCACCTCACCCACCTCCATCTCCTCCCTGGAGGAGGACAGCGACAGCAGCCCCAGCCGCCGGCAGCGGCTGGAGGAGGTGAAGCAGCAGAGAAAGGCTCGCCACCGCTCCCACGGCCCCTTGCTGCCCACCATCGAGGActcatctgaggaggaggagctgcgggaggaagaggagctgctgagggagcAGGAGAAGATGCGGGAGGTGGAGCAGCAGCGCATCCGGAGCACAGCACGCAAGACTAAGCGCGACAAGGAGGAGCTGAGGGCTCAGCGGAGGAGGGAGCGCTCCAAAACCCCCCCCAGCAACCTCTCCCCCATCGAAGACGCCTCCCCCACCGAGGAGCTGCGGCAGGCAGCAGAGATGGAGGAGCTGCACCGCTCCTCCTGCTCTGAGTATTCGCCCTCCATCGACTCGGAGGCCGAGAGCTTTGACGCCGTGGCCTCCAAGCTGTACAAGTCGGGCAGCGAGTACAACCTGCCCACTTTCATGTCGCTGTACTCCCCGACAGAGAAGGGGGAGAGCGGCCCCAGCCAGCCCGCCAGCAAGCCCCTCAAGAGCGCCGAGGAGGCCTACGAGGAGATGATGAGGAAGGCAGAGATGATGCAAAAGCAGCAGGTCCAGCAGGCCCAGCCAGCCGTTTCCTACAGCGGCACCTACCAGCAGGTCAGCTACCGCAGCACTGAGGGCCAGAACGGCTTCGAGTACCAGTATGCCGAGGAGTACCAGTATGACAGTGGCCCCGTGCGCCCTTCCCAGCCCAGCTATCCCAGTGCCCTGCCGAAGGCGGGGGCCGTGTATGAGGAGATCCTGCAGACCTCACAGAGCATCTCCAGGATGCACCAGTCCTCCTCCTTCGACCTGGCCCTTGAGCAGGGAGAGAAGGTGAAGGGGCAGGAGGAGACATACCAGGAGAAGCACTTCCTCAATGCTGAGAGCGCCTACGCTGACCTGATGAAGCAGAATGGCGGCCCGCTCACCCCTGGCACCAGCCCCACGCAGCTCTCCGCTCCCGTCTCCTTTGCCACCTCCGACAGCAGCGCAGGCAAGGCCATTCCTGACGTCCGGGTCACCCAGCATTTTGCAAAAGAGGGGCAAGACCTAGCCAAGCTCCAGAGCGCCCCGGCAGCGCCCAGCCCGGTGTCCAAGGCTGCCGCCACTCCTTACACCTATGGCAAAGGTGCCAGCACGGTGACGACAGCAGCGGGCGGCCCCGGGAGTGCGCTGCGGAGCTACAGCTCCTCAGCTCCGGAGGCCCCATCCCTAGCTGGCAGAAGCTACAGTCCAGTGAAGAGCACCGTCAGCTATGGCTCACAGACAGAGGACGCTGGCAGAAGCAAGGCAGCGGTGGAGATCAGCGTGCAGACGGCCAGGGAGAAGCTCCCGGCCGTGAGCGACGGCAAGCCCCCGCCACCCAAGACGTACCCCTTCTTCAAGAGCTCCAGCCCTCCGCTCTCACCCACCTCCCCCACGCAGAGTCCCACCCGCACTGCAAAGGCCACGGCAGAGTTTTCCACGCAGACACAGAGCCCCATCCTCCCCTACGAGGGTCCCACTGCCACCTCTGCCGGCCCCACCGCCTCTTCTCTGGTGGCACAGGGGACACAGACGCCACACCGGGCAGGCTCGCCGCGCCTGGCCCGGCAGCCCTCACAGGATGCCCCCTTCATGCTGATCACGCTGGCAGCCGATGCAGCCAGCCAAACCAAGCCAGCCAGCTCCGGCTCCTTGACGTCCCCCACGTCATCCCCCACCAGGCCAAGCCGGCAGCTGCCGGCACATGGCTACAGCCAGGCACCAGAGCCAGAGCAGCCGCAAGGTGCCTACGTCAGGGCACAGCCAGTGAAGGAGCACGCCCAGAAGGCACCCGCCGTGACTTCAGCCGCCGACAGCATTGCAGGACTGTATGGCTGGGGAGCGCTCCCTGCAGAAAACATCTCCCTCTGCCGTATCTCCTCCGTCCCCGGCACATCACGGGTTGAGCCAGGGCCCAAGGTGCCGAGCACTAATGCCGTGGACTTACGGACTGCGCTGAAGTCTGCCCCCATCATCATAACGGACCAAGGCATGGATCTCACCTCTTTGGCCACTGAGGCCAGGAAGTACTGCCTGACCTTGGACCACATCCCGAGCCGGCAGTCCACAGCCATCCAGCCCTTGATCATCAACCTCAAtgcccaggagcagccccacGCCATCATCGCAGCAGCCAGCACCGCTGGCCTGGCCATCGCCTCCCCCATGCTGCTCTCGCAGCCCAAGCAGCCCGTGGTCTACGGAGACCCTTTCCAGAGCCGGGTGGACTTTGGGCAGGGGAGCGGGAGCCCGGTGTGCTTGGCGCAGGTGAAGCAGGTGGAGCAGGGTGTccagacggccactgtcagagcCAGCGGGGTGGCCAGCGGCAAGCCCGAGCCCGCCGCTGCCCCTCAGACCAAGTTTGCAAGGTATGGCGTGCCAGGCCAGATTGTGAAGAAGGACGTGCTCATCACGCAGACTGGTGGGGCACAGAACGTCGGCAGCCTCCCACAGCCCTTCCCGCCAGAGCCGGGCTCAGAGCTGTACCGCGCGCTGCCAGTGGAGCTGAAGAGCCAGAGCCCTCTCCTCGCCCTGGGTGGCAAGAAGTCCCAGGTGATGATGGTGCAGATGGAGGAGGCGGTGGCCGGCCCGGTGACCAAAGTACTGAAGGAGGAGCCACCAACCAACGTGCTGGACCTCACGGGCGTGAAGCCGGAGAGCCAGGTGGCCTGCTGCGACGTGGTCTACAAGTTCCCCTTTGGCAGCAGCTGCACTGGTGCTTTCAACCCCACCTCTAAGATGCCGGAGAAGAAagctggggaggtgggggcaCCTGGACGGAAAGCCAGTGGACCCCTCTATGGCAGCAGAGAGCCAGAGCTGCCGGAGACCTTTCCCTACCGGGAGCAGCCAGCCCCGGCGCCTGCGCTCTACGAGGAGCAGAAGTTTTACCCCTCCGGCGCCTTCGGCCGCCTCTACTCCTCCATGTCAGACACAAACCTCTCCGAAATCGGGATGAACTACTACCCCATGAAGGGGGAtcagcccttcccctccccagcggGTGACGCCGCTGTGGACCTCAGCACCATGAAGCACTCCTACAGTGTGGGCTTTGCCGAGGGTGGTTACCTGGGCCAGGGGCTGCAGTATGGCTCCTTCTCTGACCTCCGCCAGCCAGCAGAGATGCTGGGCCACCCGCTCCCCATGCGGAGGTACAGCTCGGCCTCCAATATCTATTCTGACTACCGCTTCTCGCCCCGGGGGGACCTGGCCAGCTTCCAGGAGTCCAGCCTGGCCCACTACAGTGCCACCACAGCGCGTGAGATCAGCCGCATGTGTGCCGCCCTCAACTCCATGGACCAGTATGGTGGCCGGCACGCCAACGGCCCCGACTTGCTGTCCTATGGCCCCGGCACAGGGccagggggtgcgggggggctggcagctcagcagcagggccCCGCACCCCCCAAACCTGGTGGGATGTACAACCCCACTTTCCCCGAGGCACGGCAGGGCTTCGGCAGCCTGGCGCAGTACAACGTCCCCGGTGTCCGCCTGGGTGCCGTCCGGCAGATGTTCCCTTCCACCGCCACCGTGCGGGCCGCCGACGGCATGATCTACTCCACCATCAACACGCCCATCGCCTCCACGCTGCCCATCACCACCCAGCCGGCCTCAGTGCTGCGGCCCATGCTGCGCGGGCTCTACAGACCCTACGGCCCGGGCGGCGTGGCGGCAGTCCCGCTGGCCAGCCTAACCAGGCTGCCAGTCGTCACCCCCCGTGTCCCGCTGGCGGCACAGGGCCTCTACCGCTACCCGGCTCCCAgccggccggccccggcggccTCACTGATGGAGACACCCGTCTACCTGGGCAAGCCCGTCAGCACAGCACCGGTGGCAGCGGGTGCTGGTCCCGCTTCCaaagcccccgccgcccccactGGTGGCTTGCAGAGAGCGGAGCCGGTGGGGGCTGCTCCCCGTGCCGAGGGGCCAGCAGCACCGGCGGCCGGCAAGGAGCCCGGGCAGGCAGCCGCCGTGCCCAAGCCGCCGCTGGACGGGACTCAGCgggaggagcgggagcgggaggaggagcgGCAGCGCAAGCAGCAGGAGCACGTGCTGCAGCTGGAGCGGGAGCGCGTGGAGCTGGAGAAGCTGCGACAGCTgcggctgcaggaggagctggagcggGAGCGCGCGGAGCTGCAGCGGCACCGGGAGAAGGAGCAGCTGCTGGTGCAgcgggagctgcaggagctgcagtgcATCAAGCAgcaggtgctgcagcagcagcaggaggagcggCACGCACAGCTGGCGCTGCAGCGGGAGCAGCTCGCCCAGCAGCGCCTCCAGCTCGAGCACATCCACCAgctccagcaccagctgcagcagcagctggaggagcagaagcGGCAGAAAAGCGTCTTCCCGGCGCCCGCCGAGCCCCCTGCCCGCCCACCCGAGGGGCCCGCCGAGGCACCACGGGGCCTGCCGCACAACGGGCAGGCATGGCCCCCGCCCAGCCAGGCCCCACCGGAGGGGCCCGCGGGCCCCCGCTACCCCGCACCACAGCGGCCACTCAGCAGCTCGGCCTCGGACATGTCGCTGCAAGCTGAGGAGCCCTGGGAGCCTGGCCGGGGCATCAAGAAGAGGAACTCGATGCCACGGCTGCGGGACACCTACGAGAAGGAGGTGGCACGGGAAGCCTTCACGGCGAGGAAGACAGCGGACAGCAGCGTGCAGACGGACGAGGAGGATGGCGAGGAGCGGTACCTGCTgtcgcggcggcggcgggctcgGCGCAGCACCGACTGCAGCGTGCAGACGGATGAGGAGGACAGCGGGGAGTGGGAGCAGCCCGTGCGCCGCCGGCGCTCCCGGACCTCGCGGCACGCCGAGGCCGGCGCCGAGGGCAAGCCGGAGGGGATGACCCGTGGCACAGCCAGCGTGGGCATCCAGACCATCAGCGACTGCTCTGTGCAGACGGAACCCGACCAGCTCCTCCGCGTCTCCCCCTCCATCCACATCACTACCCATGACCCCCGGGTGGAAATCGTGAAGTACATCTCAGCCCCAGAGAAGACGCAGCGGGGCGAGAGCCTGGCCTGCCAGACGGAGCCAGAGCCAGCCCCTCAGCCCGGTGTCGTGGTGCCTCAGCTGACAGTGCCCACCACCATCCCGCCCTACTCCACCAACATCCAGATGGTGAGCACAGGCCCCCTGGACCCCCACGCCGTCCGGCAGCAGACCCTGGGCAAGTTTGAGAAGAAGAAGCCGGATCCCCTGGAAATAGGCTACCAGTCCCATCTGCCAGCTGAGTCCCTCTCCCAGCTGGTGACCCGCCAGCCGCCCCGCTCTCCCCAGGTCCTCTACTCACCCGtctcccccctgtccccccaccgCCTCCTGGAGTCCTCCTTCGCCACCAGCGAGCGGCTGAACAAGGCTCATGTCCCCCCGCAGAAGCACTTCACCGCCGACTCGGCCCAGCGCCAGCAGACGCTGCCGCGTCCCATCAAGACCATGCAGCGCTCCCTCTCCGACCCCAAGCCCATCAGCCCCACCGCCGAGGAGGCCGGCAAGGACAGGTTCTCCCTCTACCAGCACCCGCTGCTCCCTGGCACCCAGGTACGTCAGCGCGGGGAACAACCTTTCCCTCGGGGAACGGCCCCAGGAGGCACCTCAGGACATTTCAGTTTCATTAGCGCTGtgacaattaatattttaaaaggctggcttcctgcagcagctgatggCAGCCGGCGGGCACAGACGCGTGCACCGAAGTCGGCAGCTGGAGGGAGGCCCTGGAGCTCCACTGGCTGCACAAGctgtgcaggagctgctgctgggtggcAGGATCAgggctgtcccctgtcccctgccccagccaggtcccccacccctcccaaggAGCAGCTGCTGTGCATGGTTGTGGCAGCCCTTGCTCCCACCTTTGACCCCACACACCGAGGTTGCTTTGGGCTGCCAAGCGCCCAGCAAAGAGCCCCGGGACAATTCCCAGGACAGCAGCAGTCCCCGGCCGCTCCCTCGAGCCCCGCTGCCAAGCGCCCGAGGACAGAGAGCCGTTTTTGTGGCAGGCGGCAGCACACACGCAGCCGGCCCAACGCTTGGCCAGCTGCCACCCCCGGTAATTACTCACAGAAAGCGCCCTGCCTGTTACTTCCATCCTATTTATTGTGCTTTTACATAAATGCCGCTTCCTAGGTGCATGGGGGAACACGTGCACAGCAAGCTGCCTCACCACAACCCCGGGGCATGGGAGGAGGTCTGTGATGCTCGGGGGGGAACATGGGGGGACACCCACCCGCACCCCTGACCAGGTATCCCTTGGCTTTGCAGGTGGGGGGGCTGCAGTCAAGCCCGCTGGCGCGCAAGGTGAAGCGGACGCTGCCCAGCCCGCCACCCGAGGAGCCCCACGTCGCCCTGGCCAGCCCAGCCGCCCCCCAGCTCTACCTGAGCAGCCTGGCCCCCAAGGCCACCGCGCCGGTCACCAAGGCCAgcctgctgaaggagctggaccGCGACCTGAGGCTGGTGGAGCATGAGGCCACCAAGCTGCGGAAGAAGCAGGCGGAGCTGGACGAGGAGGAGAAGGAGATCGACGCCAAGCTCAAGTACCTGGAGCTGGGCATCACCCAGCGCAAGGAGTCGCTGCTGAAGGAGCGGGGGAGCGGGCGGGACCACCCCTACCTGCGCTGCGCCGGGGACCGCCGCGACTACCTGTCCGACAGCGAGCTGCACAGCCTGCGCCTCGCCGCCTACGACAGCGCCGGCctgcgccccgcgcccgccgggcAGTACCCCGACTTCGCCGCCACCGCTGCCTCCTACGGCGCCTACCCGTACCCCGCCCCGCAGGGCCCCGCCGCCTTCCCGCCGGCacgcctgcagcccccccagtaCCCCGCAGCCAGCACCTCGCAGGATGACTTGTCGGCGGCCCCGCTGCCTGCCTTCGCCTCACCCGGCGCCTTCCCAGCCCCCGGTGCCGCATACCCGGAGCTGGGCACTCCGAGCCAGCCAGGCTTCAGGCCCCAAAACCCCTACCAAGCCCCGAGCGCCTTCGCCGGGGTGGCCACTGTGCCGGCAGCACAGCCCGCCCTCTT
Protein-coding regions in this window:
- the BSN gene encoding protein bassoon, encoding MRGRGQPGPPAEGPRRMLQVDARSQSSGRSPSVSPDRGSTPTSPYSLPQIAPLPSSTLCPICKTTELTSSPGQPNFNACTQCHSKVCNQCGFNPNPHLTQVKEWLCLNCQMQRALGMDMTTAPRSKSQQQLHSPSPSPSHSPAKHPPAPGADKSPPATRTLPSEPPKPHPTTPQKDPHSQGQPKPQEAARSSPQHQQAKPSPSEQRKMTGDAGAKPAAPAPGAGAQEQPQEGLTGKLFGFGASLLTQASTLMSVQPEAPTPSQPSPGKVPPKIVFSDASKEAGPKAPGAQGRAGAAPGVKPGKPEQGVKPKEVPKARVLCPLCKAEINVGSGEPPNYNTCTTCRQQVCNMCGFNPTPHLVEKNEWLCLNCQTQRLLEGSLGDPAPMPLPAPKQPPTGSPRHQPPAAGQQQRAPAPAPTEPAAPPEQQPSPARSLRAAEQSRTPSPAPAEKKPPAPAEEKPLPKAAPEPSRAPESAAPKGKSTTPKPEVESKESRAPPEAPRAKEQEDGSKPYPPDLSRSPQSLSDTGYSSDGISSSQSEITGLVQQEEEKLSGTGLAGQSPPSPSELTKLESSMRPLLEGRGAPPEPTERAKGCPEPREEQRQRQRPRYLSITPEAFDSDEELEDILEEDEDSMEWENQRERRESAESSDEFGSKLRHDYVEDSSEGGFSPVPPRPKGREAEASDEEFMRRQILEMSAEEDNLEEEEEEEGYRRAKYSIPKAGQKAEAEKGKEPASAKRRLPHSSGSLYKEERKELETAEGDDLSTAQGGLRRFKTIELNSTTGYGREMEMGQEADTSLDREPELEMESLTGSPEERSRGEYSSTLPATTPSYTSGTSPTSISSLEEDSDSSPSRRQRLEEVKQQRKARHRSHGPLLPTIEDSSEEEELREEEELLREQEKMREVEQQRIRSTARKTKRDKEELRAQRRRERSKTPPSNLSPIEDASPTEELRQAAEMEELHRSSCSEYSPSIDSEAESFDAVASKLYKSGSEYNLPTFMSLYSPTEKGESGPSQPASKPLKSAEEAYEEMMRKAEMMQKQQVQQAQPAVSYSGTYQQVSYRSTEGQNGFEYQYAEEYQYDSGPVRPSQPSYPSALPKAGAVYEEILQTSQSISRMHQSSSFDLALEQGEKVKGQEETYQEKHFLNAESAYADLMKQNGGPLTPGTSPTQLSAPVSFATSDSSAGKAIPDVRVTQHFAKEGQDLAKLQSAPAAPSPVSKAAATPYTYGKGASTVTTAAGGPGSALRSYSSSAPEAPSLAGRSYSPVKSTVSYGSQTEDAGRSKAAVEISVQTAREKLPAVSDGKPPPPKTYPFFKSSSPPLSPTSPTQSPTRTAKATAEFSTQTQSPILPYEGPTATSAGPTASSLVAQGTQTPHRAGSPRLARQPSQDAPFMLITLAADAASQTKPASSGSLTSPTSSPTRPSRQLPAHGYSQAPEPEQPQGAYVRAQPVKEHAQKAPAVTSAADSIAGLYGWGALPAENISLCRISSVPGTSRVEPGPKVPSTNAVDLRTALKSAPIIITDQGMDLTSLATEARKYCLTLDHIPSRQSTAIQPLIINLNAQEQPHAIIAAASTAGLAIASPMLLSQPKQPVVYGDPFQSRVDFGQGSGSPVCLAQVKQVEQGVQTATVRASGVASGKPEPAAAPQTKFARYGVPGQIVKKDVLITQTGGAQNVGSLPQPFPPEPGSELYRALPVELKSQSPLLALGGKKSQVMMVQMEEAVAGPVTKVLKEEPPTNVLDLTGVKPESQVACCDVVYKFPFGSSCTGAFNPTSKMPEKKAGEVGAPGRKASGPLYGSREPELPETFPYREQPAPAPALYEEQKFYPSGAFGRLYSSMSDTNLSEIGMNYYPMKGDQPFPSPAGDAAVDLSTMKHSYSVGFAEGGYLGQGLQYGSFSDLRQPAEMLGHPLPMRRYSSASNIYSDYRFSPRGDLASFQESSLAHYSATTAREISRMCAALNSMDQYGGRHANGPDLLSYGPGTGPGGAGGLAAQQQGPAPPKPGGMYNPTFPEARQGFGSLAQYNVPGVRLGAVRQMFPSTATVRAADGMIYSTINTPIASTLPITTQPASVLRPMLRGLYRPYGPGGVAAVPLASLTRLPVVTPRVPLAAQGLYRYPAPSRPAPAASLMETPVYLGKPVSTAPVAAGAGPASKAPAAPTGGLQRAEPVGAAPRAEGPAAPAAGKEPGQAAAVPKPPLDGTQREEREREEERQRKQQEHVLQLERERVELEKLRQLRLQEELERERAELQRHREKEQLLVQRELQELQCIKQQVLQQQQEERHAQLALQREQLAQQRLQLEHIHQLQHQLQQQLEEQKRQKSVFPAPAEPPARPPEGPAEAPRGLPHNGQAWPPPSQAPPEGPAGPRYPAPQRPLSSSASDMSLQAEEPWEPGRGIKKRNSMPRLRDTYEKEVAREAFTARKTADSSVQTDEEDGEERYLLSRRRRARRSTDCSVQTDEEDSGEWEQPVRRRRSRTSRHAEAGAEGKPEGMTRGTASVGIQTISDCSVQTEPDQLLRVSPSIHITTHDPRVEIVKYISAPEKTQRGESLACQTEPEPAPQPGVVVPQLTVPTTIPPYSTNIQMVSTGPLDPHAVRQQTLGKFEKKKPDPLEIGYQSHLPAESLSQLVTRQPPRSPQVLYSPVSPLSPHRLLESSFATSERLNKAHVPPQKHFTADSAQRQQTLPRPIKTMQRSLSDPKPISPTAEEAGKDRFSLYQHPLLPGTQVGGLQSSPLARKVKRTLPSPPPEEPHVALASPAAPQLYLSSLAPKATAPVTKASLLKELDRDLRLVEHEATKLRKKQAELDEEEKEIDAKLKYLELGITQRKESLLKERGSGRDHPYLRCAGDRRDYLSDSELHSLRLAAYDSAGLRPAPAGQYPDFAATAASYGAYPYPAPQGPAAFPPARLQPPQYPAASTSQDDLSAAPLPAFASPGAFPAPGAAYPELGTPSQPGFRPQNPYQAPSAFAGVATVPAAQPALFQSPADIAGGHQKPRQTSLADLEQKIPTNYEVIGVATSSSAVPDVTFSTAPASGGYEQYKAPEARPAERVSVAQGPSASFSSESLYTSLEQNIPRNYVMIEDISELTKESPAVEGPKAELAGTGADSRHGREKSDLGDAEGSSRPCCYTKAEEESEEDVYDHHGPDHRGKNSYHRGMESNGRVSGSSTASSYYYGDSEYRHSSRVDKHSSGMALPKHSSKNLAPAVVSSKRSKHRKQGMEQKISKFSPIEEAKDVESDLASYAATTSVGSSNVASRAKKLQEEITYGLKKNVYEQQKYYGVSSRDLVDEEDRVYSGSSRTRSSGYGVEKPSGREGGSRSKSYEREGAERSQKGGSKPSSLSMSQSRGRAPIRTQPSEEESPVSPLGKAVGGSRAAGGPGPQSAGDPCSQFCSSHSLPDVQKHIKDVPRSHSYKHEEGYGMDDAHCVVSDSEAYHLGQEETDWFDKPREARAERVRHYGGHSSSQKRPPVKHTYHDYDEPPDEDPWQHDDYPQHREHRHHGEYGRHAGTSRHAGDEPPRRSAKQHPREPGRHEPRGHGPPAAPKKAQQPEPRAPAPYGPGSAEYAPPSRPAAHHHGAETPKAQKPPQPHGSATPAPKPEPVAHPQQPSARQQQAGQQAARQQPAARQAAQPAGSAQPEARGRTQGPPSSRPPQQQQLGPAQAAGKAPATLHAQPGGHPAPVPKAEQTDASKPAAKVPQQPGRAPAAQPLGAAADSKAGPRAAGPRGPTSTATGQPGGEGESVFSKILPGGAAEQAGKLTEAVSAFGKKFTSFW